From the Aquirufa lenticrescens genome, the window AGTCATTCCCGTTTTTTGGGTAATGCTGTTCGTGTCCTTTTCTGCTGGGGCGATGATTACCTTGATTCCTGATACTTCAAAGGTGGTAGGATGGTCAAATAAAGGCTTATATTTTACGATATACACCATTTCTTCTATTGTAATTCGGTTCTTTTTTTCCAAAGCGTCGGATCAATATGGACGAATTCCGGTGTTGATTTTTGGCTGCTTTATGCTAAGTCTTTCGATGTTCTTACTCGTATTTTCAGCCAATTCTTATCTTCTAATTGCTTCTGCTGTCATTTATGGAATCGCCTGGGGATTCAACACGCCTACTTTAGCAGCCTGGACCAATGACCTAGGCGACAAAAATCACATGGGTCGCGCTATGGCCACGATGTATATCGCCTTAGAGGCAGGAATAGGCATAGGCGCCTATGTTTCAGGCGAAATTTACCAAGGAGTGGCGAGCCAAATTCCTATTCCCTTTTTACTTGCCGCCTTATTATCTTTATTAGCTTTTCTCTTATTGTGGACAAAAAAACGAAATTGGACCTATGGAATTTAGCGAATACTTAATTCAAAAAAACATCTGTTCCGCTAGTTTTTCAGCGGCAGAACCAGCTCTCTTTCAAAACTGGTCAGAGGCATTTAATCTTCTTCACCCTGCTAGCTTCACCGAACAAAATAAGTTCATCATCAATAAAATCAGAAGAAAATATCCATTGAAAAAGGAGTAATTATTAACATTTATTGCCTTTATATTAGTAAATAACCGGAAAAACGTTGTACTATTCAAATAATAGATTCAGTCAAATATTTGAAATGTACTAAATCCGGAAATTTGTAAAAATTAATATCAAAGACAATGCCAGAAAGCAATTTGCAAAACCTATTCCCTGTTGCGGGGGAAATCCCTAAAGAATACGATCTTACGCAACCTATTGAACAAAAAGAATATTTGGTCAATGGCGAGATGCGTCAATGGAAAGGCAAGACGCAAGACGTTTGGTCTCCTATCTACGTGAAAACAGACAAAGGTTTCGAGCAAAAACGTATTGGCTCCTATCCAATCACGGATGCGGCAGATGCGATGGAAGTTTTGTATGCTGGTGTTAAGGCTTATTCCAATGGCCGTGGCGAGTGGCCGTCTATGACGGTAGCACAACGAATCGAATGCGTGGAGAAATTCACTCAAAAAATGATTCAAAAGCGTGACGAGGTAGTCAAATTGTTAATGTGGGAAATCGGTAAATCACTAGGTGACTCTCAAAAAGAATTCGACCGTACGGTTCAATATATTTACGATACGATTGGTGCCTTAAAAGATATCGATCGTACTTCTTCTACTTTCTTAATCGAAGAAGGAATTATCGGGCAAGTAAGACGTTCCCCATTAGGCGTGGTACTTTGTATGGGACCATTTAACTATCCGTTGAATGAAACCTTTACTACGTTGATCCCAGCATTAATTATGGGAAATATCGTCTTATTCAAACCACCGAAACACGGTACTTTATTACATTACCCATTACTTGAGGCGTTTAAAGATTCATTCCCTGCAGGTGTTATCAACACACTTTACGGACGAGGAAATTCGATTATCCCTCAGTTAATGGAATCAGGTAAGATCGATGTATTAACTTTAATTGGTTCTTCTAAAGTAGCGGATAAATTAAAGAAAATGCACCCGAAAGTAAATCGTCTACGTGCTATTTTAGGCCTCGACGCTAAGAATGCGGCGATCGTAACAGAAAGTGCTGATTTAGAATCGGCAATTAACGAATGTTTACTAGGATCACTATCTTTCAATGGACAGCGTTGTACAGCCGTGAAAATCATTTTCGTTCACAAATCGTTAGTTGACAAGTTTAATGAAGGTTTAGCGAAACGAATTAAAGCGCTTAAATTAGGTATGATGTGGGAGTCAGGCGTTCAAATCACTCCACTTCCGGAGCCAAACAAGCCAGCTTATTTAACTGAATTAATTGAAGATGCGAAGTTGCACGGAGCTAAAGTAATCAACGAACATGGTGGAGAAAACTTCAAATCCATCTTCTTCCCTGCGTTGTTGTATCCAGTTAACAGCAAAATGAAGGTATGGCATGAAGAGCAATTTGGCCCAGTGGTACCGGTTGTTCCATTCGAAAGCCTAGATGAGCCAATTGATTATATCCACGAATCCTCTCACGGGCAACAAGTGGCCATTTTTGGAACGGATGTTAATCAAATTTCCGAATTAATCGATGCGACAGTAAACCAAGTTTCGCGCGTGAACATTAACGCTCAATGCCAACGCGGACCAGACTCCTTCCCTTTCACAGGTCGTAAGGATTCTGCTGAAGGAACGCTTTCCGTTACAGCGGCTTTACGTTCATTCTCGATTCGTACTGTGGTCGCTACAAAAGCTACCCAATCGAACAAAGATATCGTAAATGCGATCGTAGAGAACCAACAATCGAATTTCCTATCGACAAGATTTATTTTGTAATCAGGTGATAAGTATGTAAAAAAAGGCCAGTGCTTTCGCGCTGGCCTTTTTTTTGTTATTTTAAAGCTGCTCTTTGTGCCTTCACAGCAGGATCAGTAATGAACTCATCATAGGTCATTAATTTGTCCAAATGACCTTTAGAACCAATTTCAATCACACGATTCGCGACGGTATCTGTCAATTGATGATCATGACACGTGAACAACATTGTTCCTGGGAATTCAATCATCCCATTATTCAAGGCTGTAATCGACTCTAAGTCTAAGTGATTCGTAGGCTCATCAAATAAGAGCACGTTCGCACCCGATAACATCATACGAGAGAACATACAACGTTGTTTCTCTCCCCCTGAGATAACTGTACACTTTTTCAATGCCTCATCACCTGAAAATAACATACGACCTAAGAAACCACGAATGAAACTTTCGTCTTTCTCTGTAGAGTATTGACGTAACCAATCCACTAGATTCATCGAATCATCTTCAAAGTATTTGGCATTGTCATTAGGCAAATAAGTCTGAGTAGTGGTTACTCCCCATTTATACTCACCCGTAAATTTCGTGTTTTCGCCGGCTAGAATATCCAATAAAGCGGTGATTGCCAATGAATCCTTAGCTAATAATGCCACTTTATCTCCTTTATTAATAGTGAAGGAAAGGTTCGTAAACAAAGGTACCCCATCTTCCGTGGTAGCCGATAAATTTTCCACACTCAATAATTGATCCCCTGCCTCTCTTTCTGGTTTGAAATTAATGAAAGGATACTTACGAGAGGACGGCTTAATATCATCCACTTGCAATTTATCCAACATTTTCTGACGAGAGGTAGCTTGTTTAGACTTCGCCACGTTCGCAGAGAATCGACGAATAAACTCTTCTAATTCCTTTCGTTTCTCGTCTGTCTTCTTGTTTTGATCTGTGCGTTGACGCGCAGCTAATTGAGAGGACTCATACCAGAAGGTATAAGTACCACCGTATAATTGAATTTTGCCAAAATCTAAGTCAGCTATGTGTGTACACACATTATCTAAGAAGTGACGATCGTGAGAAACCACAATCACCGTGTTTTTGAAGTTCATCAAATAACCTTCTAACCATAAAATGGAATCAATATCCAAGTTATTGGTAGGTTCATCCAGTAATAAAATATCAGGATTACCAAATAAAGCTTGTGCTAATAACACTTTCACTTTATCAGAACCATTTAAATCCTTCAATAAAGTATAATGTAGATCAGCTGAAATACCTAAACCACCCAATAAAGAACCAGCTTCCGATTCTGCTTCCCAACCATTTAATTCTGCAAATTCAGCTTCTAAATCCGCTGCTTTATTTCCATCCTCCTCGGTGAAGTCTTCTTTTAAGTAAATAGCGTCCTTTTCTAACATAATATCATAAAGACGCTTATTCCCCATAATCACTGTTTGCAATACCTCTACTTCCTCATATTCGAAGTGATTTTGCTTCAAAATCGACATACGCTCACCTGGGTTCATAGAAACAGAACCCGTTTGAGATTCAATTTCGCCCGATAATATTTTCAAGAAGGTCGATTTACCTGCGCCATTCGCGCCAATTAAACCATAACAATTACCTTCTGTAAATTTGATGTTAACTTCTTCAAAAAGGACTCTTTTCCCAAAACGAAGGGACACATTAGATACTTGCAACATAGGAGCTGGATTAAATAGGGTGCAAAATTACTAATTTTGGCACCGATTATCATATTTTTTTTGCAATTTCGAAACGAAATAGAGACTATGGAACCCACAAATTCGGCTGAAACTTTGCATCTGCGCCTAAACGCTGAGAATTTCCGGGAGCAATTATTAGCTCACCCGAAAAAGGATATCCGAATTAAAACGGTACAGATTGAAATCTCTAATGAATATTTCCTTTTAATTCCCAATACCTTTGATTCACCTACGTACCGCTTAGGCTTTCTTGAAAAAGCATTAGGTGAACACGCATTAGTAGGAAAAGAAATACAACAACAAGCCATTTCAGCAGAAGATGCCAACTTAGTCTTTTTAGTTCCTAGTGATTGGAAAGATCATATATCAGCACATTTCCCCTATGCAAAAATTAGCTACACTCACACGTTAGCCACGTGCTTACAACGAAACGATCAACAATTAACGCTTTATATAGAAGGGAAATTTGCTTTTGCTAGCCTTTACCAAGGAAACAAATTACAATTAGCGAATGTATATCCTTTCGAATCAGCCATTGAATTAGCCTTTTACTTGCAATCCATCAGAGATGCATTTTCTTTAAATTGGACCTTATACCCACCCTTATTGGTATCTGGATCAGAGGAAATTGCTGACGCATCACTCTATCAAATACCTTATGTCCAATCCTAAAAAAGCATTTTTTCCAGGTTCTTTTGATCCTTTTACGAAAGGACACGAAGATATTGTACTTAGAGCTTTGGCTTTATTTGATGAAGTGATCATAGGTATAGGCCAAAACTCCTCCAAGTCACGCTATTTTCCATTAGAGAAGATGGAAGATTACATTCGCAAGACATTTGAAGGAAAGCCAGTTTCAGTGGTGACTTATCAAAACCTAACAGCGAATGTGGCCCACGAATATGGTGCCAAATTTATCATCAGAGGATTACGTAATACAACGGATTTCGAGTATGAAAACTCGATATCGCAAGTGAATAGACACATTCACAACGAGTTAGAGACGGTATTCTTAATCACTTCGCCTCATTTAGCACCTATAAGTTCCACCATTATCCGCGATTTGCATCGCTACGGAAGTCCAGTGGATCAATACTTGCCTTATACCTTAGACTAATTTCTTGAATTTTTCGATGACGTAACGAATCGAAGAGTAGGTATTGGTTAAAGCCTGTATTTGCTTCTTCTCATTCAACCACTCTACTTTCTCAATACCTTCTTCCGTTTGCGGGATAAGTTTTCCAGTGAAGTTAGTATTCATCGAATACCAACGTGTTTTCTTTAAAACCAACTTGTTCTTGTGCGTATAAGTATGGTAGGTAGTACAAATTTTATAGCCTAAAATTGCCTTTACATTACACTCTTCTTCTACTTCTCTAACTGCCGCTGTTTCAAATTTCTCATTCTTCTCCAATTTACCTTTAGGCAAATCCCATTTTCCTAAACGATACATCCATAAAACGTCTTGATCCTGATTAACTACCACTCCACCAGCAGCTTCCACTAGCTGATATAGCTTCACAATCTTTTGCTTAAACAGCTTACGGTCTTCCACAATAAGGTATAGCGCGTGAAAATGAATACCCGATTTAGCGTGCAAATTCATCAGAATTTTCTCTACTTGGTCTGTGCTTGCATTGATGATGCAGGTATGACCGCTGAAGTTCTCCACCTTCAAAGGAGATAAACGAGCGTCTAGGACTAGATCAAAATCCTCTTTAGATGGCATTTCTCCCAACTCCTTCTTCTTCACAATTCTGATCGGTCGATCATCAATAAAAATTACCATCTTTTCAATTTTGTGTGGCAAAATTAGAATTAAATAGTGAAAGATAGACTGAATAAATTATTTTTGTAAATATAAATTCAGAAACAACCCTCATGCAAAATTTGACGATTCCTCAAGAAGTAGCCCAACACCTATTAAAGATTCAAGCGATTCAATTACGTCCGGATCAACCTTTCACTTGGGCATCTGGCTGGAATTCTCCCATTTATTGCGATAACCGCGTTTCCTTGTCTTTTCCTGAGGTACGTACTTATATCAAAAATTGCTTGTCCGCAGCTGTAAAAGCCTACTTCCCGCAAGCAGACATCATTGCTGGGGTAGCAACCGCTGGAATTGCGCAAGGTGCTTTAGTAGCTGATTTTTTAGACTTACCCTTTTGTTACGTTCGTCCTGAGCCTAAAAAACATGGAATGGGAAATCAAATCGAAGGTAAAGTGGAAAAAGGCCAAAAAGTCGTTTTAATCGAAGACCTTATCTCCACAGGTGGAAGTTCATTAAAGGCAGCCGATGCTCTGAAAGAAGCCGGTGTTGAAGTATTAGGTATGGTTGCCATCTTCACCTATGGTTTTGAAATTGCTTCAGATAATTTCAAAAATGCAAATATTCCCTTGTATACATTAAGCGACTATAATGCACTAATCGAAGAGGCCGTAAAATTAGATTACGTAACGGAGACTCAATTATTAACCTTACAAGACTGGAGAATTTCACCAAGCACTTGGCGAAAATAATTAAGCAAGCATATAGCCATCGCCATCTGTCGATTGTATCATCCCTTTTAATTCTAAATTCAACAGAATAAGTGCTAGTTCGTCTTGTAGAATTTCGGAGCGTTGCAATAGTTCATTGGAAGATAATTGTCCTTCCCGGTGTAACAAGGAAATGATGGTGGTTTCATTCAACGTGAAAAGCTTTTGACTAAGTTCAGGGTGAAATGCCAAACGATCTTTTGCTTGCTCCCAATTCAACTCCTGCATAAAATCATCCCACGAAGTATAAATCGTAGCTTTATTGTTGCGAATCAGTAGATTACAACCTTTCGAAAATGGTCGATTTAAACTGCCGGGCACAGCGAAAACGGTTCGATGGTAATTAAGCGCATAATCAGCGGTTATGAGTGCCCCTCCTTTTTCTGCCGCTTCCACAATCACAGTGGCATCTGAAAGACCTGCAATAATACGATTTCTAACCGGAAAATGATAGGATGCTGGAGGTATGTGTGGGGCGTATTCTGAAAGTAAAGCACCGGTAGCTAAAATTTGATCTACATACATGGCATTTTCATGCGGGTAAATGTGACGAAAACCGCC encodes:
- a CDS encoding NADP-dependent glyceraldehyde-3-phosphate dehydrogenase, which translates into the protein MPESNLQNLFPVAGEIPKEYDLTQPIEQKEYLVNGEMRQWKGKTQDVWSPIYVKTDKGFEQKRIGSYPITDAADAMEVLYAGVKAYSNGRGEWPSMTVAQRIECVEKFTQKMIQKRDEVVKLLMWEIGKSLGDSQKEFDRTVQYIYDTIGALKDIDRTSSTFLIEEGIIGQVRRSPLGVVLCMGPFNYPLNETFTTLIPALIMGNIVLFKPPKHGTLLHYPLLEAFKDSFPAGVINTLYGRGNSIIPQLMESGKIDVLTLIGSSKVADKLKKMHPKVNRLRAILGLDAKNAAIVTESADLESAINECLLGSLSFNGQRCTAVKIIFVHKSLVDKFNEGLAKRIKALKLGMMWESGVQITPLPEPNKPAYLTELIEDAKLHGAKVINEHGGENFKSIFFPALLYPVNSKMKVWHEEQFGPVVPVVPFESLDEPIDYIHESSHGQQVAIFGTDVNQISELIDATVNQVSRVNINAQCQRGPDSFPFTGRKDSAEGTLSVTAALRSFSIRTVVATKATQSNKDIVNAIVENQQSNFLSTRFIL
- a CDS encoding ABC-F family ATP-binding cassette domain-containing protein; this encodes MLQVSNVSLRFGKRVLFEEVNIKFTEGNCYGLIGANGAGKSTFLKILSGEIESQTGSVSMNPGERMSILKQNHFEYEEVEVLQTVIMGNKRLYDIMLEKDAIYLKEDFTEEDGNKAADLEAEFAELNGWEAESEAGSLLGGLGISADLHYTLLKDLNGSDKVKVLLAQALFGNPDILLLDEPTNNLDIDSILWLEGYLMNFKNTVIVVSHDRHFLDNVCTHIADLDFGKIQLYGGTYTFWYESSQLAARQRTDQNKKTDEKRKELEEFIRRFSANVAKSKQATSRQKMLDKLQVDDIKPSSRKYPFINFKPEREAGDQLLSVENLSATTEDGVPLFTNLSFTINKGDKVALLAKDSLAITALLDILAGENTKFTGEYKWGVTTTQTYLPNDNAKYFEDDSMNLVDWLRQYSTEKDESFIRGFLGRMLFSGDEALKKCTVISGGEKQRCMFSRMMLSGANVLLFDEPTNHLDLESITALNNGMIEFPGTMLFTCHDHQLTDTVANRVIEIGSKGHLDKLMTYDEFITDPAVKAQRAALK
- a CDS encoding DUF3822 family protein, with the protein product MEPTNSAETLHLRLNAENFREQLLAHPKKDIRIKTVQIEISNEYFLLIPNTFDSPTYRLGFLEKALGEHALVGKEIQQQAISAEDANLVFLVPSDWKDHISAHFPYAKISYTHTLATCLQRNDQQLTLYIEGKFAFASLYQGNKLQLANVYPFESAIELAFYLQSIRDAFSLNWTLYPPLLVSGSEEIADASLYQIPYVQS
- the coaD gene encoding pantetheine-phosphate adenylyltransferase, whose amino-acid sequence is MSNPKKAFFPGSFDPFTKGHEDIVLRALALFDEVIIGIGQNSSKSRYFPLEKMEDYIRKTFEGKPVSVVTYQNLTANVAHEYGAKFIIRGLRNTTDFEYENSISQVNRHIHNELETVFLITSPHLAPISSTIIRDLHRYGSPVDQYLPYTLD
- a CDS encoding NUDIX hydrolase codes for the protein MVIFIDDRPIRIVKKKELGEMPSKEDFDLVLDARLSPLKVENFSGHTCIINASTDQVEKILMNLHAKSGIHFHALYLIVEDRKLFKQKIVKLYQLVEAAGGVVVNQDQDVLWMYRLGKWDLPKGKLEKNEKFETAAVREVEEECNVKAILGYKICTTYHTYTHKNKLVLKKTRWYSMNTNFTGKLIPQTEEGIEKVEWLNEKKQIQALTNTYSSIRYVIEKFKKLV
- the pyrE gene encoding orotate phosphoribosyltransferase; amino-acid sequence: MQNLTIPQEVAQHLLKIQAIQLRPDQPFTWASGWNSPIYCDNRVSLSFPEVRTYIKNCLSAAVKAYFPQADIIAGVATAGIAQGALVADFLDLPFCYVRPEPKKHGMGNQIEGKVEKGQKVVLIEDLISTGGSSLKAADALKEAGVEVLGMVAIFTYGFEIASDNFKNANIPLYTLSDYNALIEEAVKLDYVTETQLLTLQDWRISPSTWRK
- the dprA gene encoding DNA-processing protein DprA, whose protein sequence is MKTTYSLSVYQIALTYLPEVGPVKGKKLASLYPDLSDIFRLASYQSFAAEALREAEKTVQICAEDQIQILYFEDSEYPQRIKDVYDAPLILFKKGKTDLNAHRIVAVVGTRHASDVGKKVTEELVQSAIKDEVILVSGFARGIDIALHKACLKFDVPTIAVLAGGFRHIYPHENAMYVDQILATGALLSEYAPHIPPASYHFPVRNRIIAGLSDATVIVEAAEKGGALITADYALNYHRTVFAVPGSLNRPFSKGCNLLIRNNKATIYTSWDDFMQELNWEQAKDRLAFHPELSQKLFTLNETTIISLLHREGQLSSNELLQRSEILQDELALILLNLELKGMIQSTDGDGYMLA